In the Drosophila takahashii strain IR98-3 E-12201 chromosome 3R, DtakHiC1v2, whole genome shotgun sequence genome, one interval contains:
- the LOC108059644 gene encoding uncharacterized protein, which yields MSEKEEESIEYLTEKGIFPRLLEILKQLVEIDPLPADPLMYILHLLGCPLIPQAQMKALERKVSRAHDELRYLRRLLIDLDGEDQLYDSESDVGEYVGDVEDTSSSAQEISLVESLESQSLSQEDSATQAEFVVSSSKDSDSSHH from the exons ATGTCGGAGAAAGAAGAGGAATCGATTGAATATCTGACGGAAAAGGGGATTTTCCCCCGTCTGCTGGAGATTTTGAAGCAATTGGTGGAAATCGATCCTCTGCCAGCGGATCCACTGATGTACATTTTGCATTTACTCGGCTGTCCGCTGATTCCGCAG GCCCAAATGAAGGCCCTGGAGCGAAAAGTGTCGCGGGCCCACGATGAATTGCGCTATTTGCGACGCTTATTAATCGATTTGGATGGCGAAGATCAGCTCTACGACAGCGAAAGCGACGTGGGTGAATATGTGGGCGATGTGGAGGACACCAGTTCGTCGGCCCAGGAGATTTCCCTGGTGGAGAGCCTCGAGTCGCAGTCGCTGTCCCAAGAAGACTCCGCCACACAAGCCGAGTTCGTAGTCTCCTCTTCCAAGGATTCGGATTCCTCGCATCATTAG
- the LOC108059722 gene encoding uncharacterized protein codes for MKLTLLLIVCFCLFGLALGNPIVATKPPFIRSRYSLRWRKTTTVVPEAAVNIVTTTDHPNLATSTANADYDYYGNGEAENVVHK; via the exons ATGAAGCTGACTTTGCTGCTGATCGtttgcttttgcctttttgGACTGG CCCTAGGCAATCCAATTGTGGCCACCAAGCCGCCATTTATTCGCAGTCGCTATAGTTTGCGCTGGCGAAAGACAACCACCGTGGTTCCGGAGGCAGCCGTTAATATAGTCACCACCACCGATCATCCCAACTTGGCCACCTCCACCGCCAATGCGGACTACGATTATTATGGGAATGGTGAGGCCGAAAATGTCGTGCACAAGTAA
- the Naa40 gene encoding N-alpha-acetyltransferase 40 — MPNQDVLSQGAKQKFVETAARAKNPLESLNYQSYKAPGGEEFKLICRTKTDADAKLLKWAFKLAETNVGPFYKQLKMGWQPKIKQAELNKNWARYLVAQNEKKEPVAYAMFRFDMDHGDCVLYCYEMQVAEEHRRKGLGKFIMSILEDCARLWHLEKIMLTVLNNNEASLSFFKQLGYLKDEISPDVLEQADYQIFSKSMLS, encoded by the exons ATGCCGAATCAAGACGTGTTAAGTCAGGGAGCGAAGCAGAAATTTGTGGAGACCGCTGCCAGAGCCAAGAATCCACTGGAATCTCTCAACTACCAAAGCTACAAGGCGCCCGGCGGAGAGGAATTCAAACTGATATGCCGAACGAAGACGGATGCGGATGCCAAACTGCTGAAATGGGCATTTAAACTGGCCGAAACGAACGTGGGCCCCTTCTACAAACAACTGAAGATGGGCTGGCAGCCGAAGATCAAACAGGCCGAGCTCAACAAGAACTGGGCTCGCTATTTGGTGGCCCAGAATGAGAAGAAGGAGCCGGTGGCCTATGCCATGTTTCGCTTCGATATGGATCACGGGGATTGTGTTCTCTATTG CTACGAAATGCAGGTGGCCGAGGAGCACCGCAGAAAAGGCCTGGGAAAGTTCATCATGAGCATTTTGGAAGACTGCGCCCGCCTTTGGCACCTGGAGAAGATCATGCTGACGGTGCTGAACAACAATGAAGCCTCTCTTAGCTTCTTCAAGCAACTGGGCTACCTCAAGGACGAGATCTCCCCTGATGTCCTGGAGCAAGCCGACTATCAAATATTCAGCAAATCAATGCTGAGCTGA
- the Pcd gene encoding pterin-4-alpha-carbinolamine dehydratase: protein MLLTIKCAQNVIKPNFPKVANLLASRCKSGLSDGPATTSGSSQISVLYSPAAREAAKAATGGSANLRRFYGTQNSEAPAAKTQTTTKKRKMVVRLNEQERAEKLQPLLEAGWTLVEGRDAIFKQFVLKDFNQAFSFMTGVALLAEKINHHPEWFNCYNKVDVTLSTHDVGGLSSQDIRMANHLEATASLLK from the exons atgttattaacaaTTAAATGCGCTCAGAATGTGATTAAGCCGAACTTTCCGAAAGTGGCCAATCTGCTCGCCAGTCGCTGTAAATCTGGTTTATCCGACGGCCCGGCAACAACGAGTGGCAG CTCACAAATCTCAGTTCTGTATTCGCCAGCAGCGAGAGAAGCAGCAAAGGCAGCAACTGGTGGCAGTGCAAATCTCCGGCGATTCTACGGCACCCAAAACTCAGAGGCCCCAGCAGCCAAAACCCAAACTACAACGAAAAAGCGCAAAATGGTG GTGCGACTAAACGAACAGGAGCGTGCTGAGAAGCTGCAGCCCCTCCTGGAGGCCGGCTGGACCTTGGTGGAGGGTCGCGATGCCATCTTCAAGCAGTTCGTCCTGAAGGACTTCAACCAGGCCTTCAGCTTCATGACGGGCGTGGCCCTGCTGGCCGAGAAGATCAACCACCACCCGGAGTGGTTCAACTGCTACAACAAGGTGGACGTGACCCTGTCCACGCACGACGTGGGTGGCCTCAGTTCGCAGGACATTCGCATGGCCAATCACTTGGAAGCCACGGCCAGTTTGTTGAAATAA
- the LOC138913652 gene encoding uncharacterized protein yields the protein MSTTSIFKLNDDCLYEIFRQIKHNCDVENELQNNGHVRVNYSDLINFVISSERFVEAFKLWNYALYKELLIDFESLRYTTIINIDFGKMYDLLHNISNRDKEIYWKLYVNAIKENNQMVILEIKYQPEQYYPEHLDRFQAVIDAIRYKHTLKDLRINVHGYSLQNVPEFGQLEYLRLNIRMDQEDLVQLCRSNPYLFHISFTSTELFGRFTGIVPYCNQLIFLRLTMKTDIDATEYAALAKLPNLKTLILEGYHQEGTLVKLLQGLKGFVKSPIKES from the exons ATGAGTACAACTTCAATATTTAAACTGAACGACGATTGTTTATACGAGATATTTCGACAGATTAAACATAATTGTGATGTGGAAAATGAATTACAGAACAACGGACACGTCCGTGTGAATTATTCGGATCTAATAAATTTCGTAATTAGCAGCGAGAGATTTGTCGAAGCTTTTAAGCTTTGGAACTATGCTCTTTACAAAGAACTTCTTATCGATTTTGAATCTTTAAGATATActacaattattaatatcgaTTTTGGAAAGATGTACGACTTATTGCACAATATTTCCAATAGGGACAAGGAAATTTATTGGAAATTGTATGTTAATGCGATCAAAGAGAATAATCAAATGgttattttggaaataaaataCCAACCAGAACAATACTATCCCGAGCACTTGGATAGGTTTCAGGCCGTGATAGATGCCATTAGGTACAAGCACACACTTAAAGACCTTCGAATTAATGTTCATG GATATAGCCTCCAAAATGTTCCGGAATTTGGCCAATTGGAATATCTTCGCCTAAATATTCGAATGGATCAAGAGGATTTAGTCCAATTGTGCCGATCAAATCCATATTTATTCCATATCTCATTCACGAGTACCGAATTATTTGGAAGGTTCACCGGTATTGTGCCATACTGCAATCAACTGATATTTTTACGGCTAACAATGAAGACCGACATAGATGCCACAGAGTATGCTGCTTTGGCGAAATTGCCCAATCTTAAGACGCTGATACTAGAAGGATACCATCAAGAGGGAACTCTGGTAAAGTTGCTTCAAGGTCTCAAAG GGTTTGTCAAGTCACCAATCAAAGAGTCTTAA
- the LOC108059713 gene encoding uncharacterized protein, whose product MSTTPILKLNHFCMYEIFRQIKIECENRSVPVNYWALIYFVISCERFVKAFEECNPDLFKKLHIEFAYLERTVSIDIKLQKIYDLLAKFSKKDKESYWKCYVDAIKEHRRLEFVVLYYKRTQHYPDHLDRIQALMNAIDHNKGLQFLEINIEGYSFQNVPQFGQLVYLNLNIRMDAEDLVQLCRSNPNLENISFMSTQLYGRFSDIVPYCNQLRALELKMKIDAAEYAPLAKLPRLKKLILRGSHREGTLVKLFQTFEGKILQNLEISDTFLSEQETLAISKISSLSNISSGFRDQQSIENLAFSRSLKLVKIYVQSGQHILLGQLIDLIKKSALVLLQKDSPSLKIEFDEEPEILKVTFFHTDEDVDFKYYLPNDDENDVEGDEERVYYDLLIHHLLKHHLFYNGTYFNEEEEDEEYVPCDITNHITCILELLNIVQFFISGPFSTDMLQTIFRKLESTQSQTLKKIVISECSSLSQDNANTLASCLSLSTIVNADDNLNKIITVKEQS is encoded by the exons ATGAGCACTACCCCAATATTAAAACTCAACCACTTTTGCATGTACGAGATATTTCGGCAGATCAAAATTGAATGCGAAAACAGAAGTGTCCCTGTGAATTATTGGGCTCTGATATATTTTGTGATCAGCTGCGAGAGATTTGTCAAGGCTTTTGAGGAGTGTAACCCGGACCTTTTCAAGAAACTTCATATCGAATTTGCCTATCTCGAAAGAACTGTGTCGATTGATATAAAATTGCAAAAGATTTACGACTTGTTGGcaaagttttccaaaaaggaCAAGGAATCCTATTGGAAATGTTATGTGGATGCAATCAAGGAGCATCGACGACTGGAGTTTGTGGTATTATATTACAAACGAACGCAACATTATCCCGATCATTTAGATAGGATTCAGGCCCTGATGAATGCCATTGACCACAATAAAGGCCTGCAATTCctggaaataaatattgaag GCTATAGCTTCCAAAATGTTCCACAGTTCGGCCAATTAGTTTACCTCAATCTAAATATTCGAATGGATGCCGAAGATTTGGTGCAGCTGTGCCGTTCAAATCCGAATTTGGAAAATATCAGCTTCATGAGTACCCAATTATATGGAAGGTTTTCGGATATTGTGCCGTACTGCAACCAACTGCGAGCTCTGGAACTAAAAATGAAGATAGATGCCGCGGAATATGCTCCTTTGGCGAAATTGCCAAGACTTAAAAAACTGATACTTAGAGGTAGCCATCGAGAGGGAACTCTTGTAAAGTTGTTTCAAACTTTCGAAGGAAAGATCCTTCAGAACTTGGAAATTTCGGATACTTTTCTCAGTGAGCAAGAGACGTTGGCGATATCGAAAATAAGTAGTTTATCCAACATTTCGAGTGGTTTTAGGGATCAACAGAGCATTGAGAACTTGGCCTTTTCGCGGAGTCTcaaattggtaaaaatatatgttcaATCCGGTCAACACATTTTATTAGGTCAGCTGATTGACTTGATAAAGAAGTCTGCACTAGTTCTACTCCAAAAAGACAGCCCCTCCTTAAAGATCGAATTTGACGAGGAACCAGAAATATTGAAAGTGACCTTTTTTCACACAGACGAAGATGTGGATTTTAAGTACTATCTTCCTAACGACGATGAAAATGACGTTGAGGGCGATGAAGAACGGGTTTACTACGATCTTCTAATTCATCATCTTCTTAAGCATCACCTATTTTATAATGGAACCTATTTTAATGAAGAAGAGGAGGATGAGGAATATGTCCCTTGCGATATCACTAATCACATAACCTGCATTCTCGAGCTTCTAAATATCGTTCAGTTCTTTATTTCCGGACCCTTTAGTACCGACATGTTGCAAACCATCTTTCGGAAATTGGAAAGCACACAGTCACAGACTCTTAAAAAGATAGTAATCAGTGAATGTTCCTCATTAAGCCAAGATAATGCCAATACACTTGCATCATGCCTATCCTTAAGCACTATTGTTAACGCCGAcgataatttgaataaaataatcacAGTTAAAGAGCAATCTTAG
- the LOC108059721 gene encoding fibrous sheath CABYR-binding protein has translation MVNMQMEKHTLLILVVLGLILWTGSSQAARRLRKKPKVYNALITTDDNLTSSRAYPVIQPTIHEPGYAPFGPYNPYGFYSPPTVRFGQPIVPGLTPNERLPYPLPSAAQFPGGYAPYEPQQAVESPGSVEPQEVPKEQMPTQPLNQQGLPPVLIPLPSQFRGGQPMHLPPYPYSQYPVIYDQAAGYIRQNYLPPYDYYPSQGYPIREAAPATTAPRIEEDSQPQAPPNPPQNAAEIQPLPLDNLEPAQPSFEDIRNGSESKNSAVPDVPPPPIPSGPKRITG, from the exons atgGTCAATATGCAAATGGAAAAG CACACACTTTTGATTCTCGTTGTACTGGGACTTATCTTGTGGACGGGCTCCTCGCAGGCTGCCCGTCGCCTGAGGAAGAAGCCGAAGGTCTACAACGCCCTCATCACCACCGACGACAATCTGACCTCCAGCCGGGCCTATCCGGTCATCCAGCCCACCATCCACGAGCCGGGTTACGCCCCCTTCGGACCCTACAATCCCTATGGCTTCTACAGTCCTCCAACTGTGCGGTTCGGCCAGCCGATTGTCCCTGGACTGACGCCAAATGAGAGG ctcCCCTACCCCCTGCCATCTGCTGCCCAGTTTCCAGGTGGCTATGCTCCATATGAGCCCCAACAGGCGGTGGAATCACCCGGATCCGTGGAGCCACAGGAGGTGCCCAAGGAGCAGATGCCCACTCAACCACTCAACCAGCAGGGACTGCCGCCCGTACTCATCCCCCTGCCCTCGCAGTTCAGGGGGGGACAGCCCATGCACCTGCCTCCCTATCCGTATAGCCAATATCCAGTGATCTACGATCAGGCGGCGGGCTACATAAGGCAGAACTATCTGCCGCCCTATGATTACTACCCCAGTCAGGGTTATCCCATTCGTGAGGCTGCTCCAGCTACTACTGCTCCGAGGATAGAGGAGGATTCTCAGCCTCAGGCCCCACCGAATCCCCCACAGAATGCAGCCGAAATACAGCCTCTGCCACTGGACAATCTGGAACCGGCGCAGCCCAGCTTCGAGGACATTCGCAACGGATCGGAGAGCAAAAACAGTGCGGTTCCGGATGTTCCACCTCCGCCGATACCCTCGGGACCCAAACGTATAACCGGATAA